From Methanobacterium bryantii, a single genomic window includes:
- the ileS gene encoding isoleucine--tRNA ligase, producing the protein MPIKEAKRSYDTKLIEKDIQKFWNENSIYQKTDKLRENSPKFSFLDGPPYCSGKIHLGTAWNKTIKDTFLRFKSMSGFNLRRQAGWDTHGLPIEHKVEGLLGLKSKKEIETKIGIANFVEKCKEFAIENKALMTDQFKMLGIWMDWNNPYVTFDTKYMESCWWTLKKANEKDLLINDLRVITWCPRCETALALAEIDYENKEDPSIYVKFPLKESENGNEYVLVWTTTPWTLPANMAVCVHPDFDYAYVNVNGEVYIMAEALVSSLFEDQDYEILKTVKGSDLEGLEYQHPLIDEIPVQKEFTHKILPGEHVTLTEGTGCVHTAPGHGPDDFDIGKKYGLPIFCPVDEAGLFKKEAGKYEGEFVKEADPYIITDLDVHGLLFKEGIIDHRYGFCWRCKTPIIYLATQQWFLKVTDIKDKMLSELDHVEWVPEWAGESRFRNWVENARDWTISRQRYWGIPIPIWRCEDCGEITVIGSIDELKEKTVKGTLEGDFIHRPYVDEITIQCECGGDMNRVPDVLDVWIDSGVAGWAALHYPEEKEMFDEWFPYDFITEGHDQTRGWFYSQLGCGVISFDKAPYKKVLMHGFTLDEEGRKMSKSLGNVVAPEEVIEQYGADILRFYLLWGNKPWEDLKFTWDEIKNVQKMFNILWNVYVFSTTYMTIDNFNPTLYTEKDLKLRDEDRWITSRANSLAKEVTEALDSLYLHKATRAINHFILEDLSRWYVRLIRGRTWVEKEDPDKLGAYFTLYNALKLLIKTMAPITPHITEEIYQNLIKGVEEDAPESIHMEDWEFNEDLIDTELEENMDIVRDIIEACARGRDVARYKLRWPVSEIVVVSEDKKVLSAVESLKAVIMEQANTKEIIATDEFENLKIIAKPNLKTLGPRLRGDAPKVMKHLTEADGSEIKSILDAEGSYSVEVDGRSIELGVDDILFETELPENLVSADFDSGNVFINTEVTEEILSEAMSRELIRRVQDMRKDLDLDVEANIHVFVECDEGFKELIKPFFDFISNEVRAEKLSFEAQEGDYTKEWKIEDENLKITIKKT; encoded by the coding sequence ATGCCAATAAAAGAGGCCAAGAGATCATACGATACAAAGCTTATAGAAAAAGATATTCAAAAGTTTTGGAATGAAAACAGTATATATCAAAAAACAGACAAATTAAGAGAGAATAGCCCTAAATTTTCATTTTTAGACGGCCCTCCTTATTGTAGTGGTAAAATACACCTGGGAACTGCATGGAATAAAACCATAAAAGACACTTTTTTACGCTTTAAAAGCATGTCAGGTTTCAATCTGCGGAGACAGGCCGGATGGGATACTCATGGACTTCCTATAGAACATAAAGTAGAAGGATTACTCGGTTTAAAAAGTAAAAAGGAAATTGAAACTAAAATAGGAATTGCCAATTTTGTAGAAAAATGTAAAGAATTTGCAATTGAAAATAAAGCCCTCATGACCGATCAGTTTAAAATGCTGGGCATATGGATGGACTGGAATAATCCTTATGTTACTTTTGATACTAAATACATGGAATCCTGCTGGTGGACCCTAAAGAAAGCAAATGAAAAAGATCTTCTTATAAACGATCTCAGAGTTATAACATGGTGCCCCCGATGTGAAACAGCACTTGCACTTGCAGAAATCGATTATGAAAATAAAGAAGACCCTTCAATTTATGTTAAATTCCCATTAAAAGAGTCTGAAAACGGTAATGAATACGTACTTGTATGGACAACAACACCATGGACCCTCCCGGCTAACATGGCAGTATGTGTACATCCTGATTTTGATTATGCTTATGTTAATGTTAACGGCGAAGTTTATATAATGGCAGAAGCCCTTGTTAGCTCTTTATTCGAAGATCAAGATTATGAAATTCTTAAAACAGTGAAAGGTAGTGATCTTGAGGGCCTTGAATATCAACACCCACTTATAGATGAAATACCTGTTCAAAAAGAATTTACGCATAAAATACTTCCAGGAGAACATGTAACTTTAACAGAAGGTACTGGTTGTGTTCATACCGCTCCAGGACATGGTCCAGACGATTTTGATATTGGTAAAAAATACGGTTTACCAATATTCTGTCCAGTAGATGAGGCAGGACTATTTAAAAAAGAAGCTGGAAAATATGAAGGCGAATTTGTAAAAGAAGCCGATCCTTACATCATAACTGATTTAGATGTACACGGTTTACTCTTTAAAGAAGGCATAATTGACCACAGGTACGGGTTCTGCTGGAGATGTAAAACTCCTATTATATACCTTGCAACACAGCAGTGGTTCCTTAAAGTTACAGACATTAAAGACAAAATGTTATCCGAGTTAGACCATGTTGAATGGGTCCCAGAATGGGCTGGTGAAAGCAGGTTCCGTAACTGGGTTGAAAATGCAAGAGACTGGACAATATCAAGGCAGAGATACTGGGGAATTCCAATTCCAATCTGGAGATGTGAAGACTGTGGAGAAATAACCGTTATAGGGTCCATCGACGAGTTAAAAGAGAAAACAGTTAAAGGAACTCTCGAAGGAGATTTCATACACAGACCTTATGTTGATGAAATTACAATCCAGTGTGAATGTGGGGGAGACATGAACCGTGTCCCTGACGTTTTAGACGTATGGATAGACTCAGGAGTAGCAGGATGGGCAGCTCTGCATTATCCAGAAGAAAAAGAAATGTTTGATGAATGGTTCCCTTACGATTTCATAACAGAAGGACATGATCAAACTAGAGGATGGTTCTATTCACAATTAGGGTGCGGAGTAATATCTTTTGACAAAGCACCATATAAAAAAGTTTTAATGCATGGATTTACCCTCGATGAAGAGGGAAGAAAGATGAGTAAATCCCTCGGAAACGTAGTAGCGCCAGAAGAAGTCATTGAACAGTACGGAGCAGATATATTGAGATTTTATCTACTCTGGGGAAATAAACCATGGGAAGACCTGAAATTCACCTGGGATGAGATTAAAAACGTCCAGAAAATGTTCAATATTCTATGGAATGTTTATGTATTTTCAACTACCTACATGACAATAGATAATTTCAACCCAACACTGTACACTGAAAAAGATCTTAAATTAAGAGATGAAGACAGATGGATAACCTCACGTGCTAATTCCCTTGCAAAAGAAGTAACAGAAGCTTTAGATTCTTTATATCTCCATAAAGCTACAAGGGCTATAAATCATTTCATACTGGAAGATTTGAGCAGATGGTATGTTAGACTCATAAGAGGACGTACATGGGTTGAAAAAGAAGATCCTGATAAACTAGGAGCTTATTTTACACTATACAACGCCTTAAAACTTCTAATTAAAACAATGGCCCCAATAACTCCCCACATTACCGAAGAAATTTACCAGAATCTCATAAAAGGAGTGGAAGAAGATGCTCCTGAAAGTATACATATGGAAGACTGGGAATTCAATGAAGACTTGATTGATACTGAATTAGAAGAAAATATGGATATCGTCAGAGATATCATCGAAGCATGTGCAAGAGGAAGAGATGTTGCAAGATACAAACTTAGATGGCCCGTAAGTGAAATTGTAGTTGTTTCTGAGGACAAAAAAGTTTTAAGCGCAGTTGAATCACTTAAAGCTGTCATAATGGAACAGGCCAATACAAAAGAGATCATAGCAACAGATGAATTTGAAAACCTCAAGATAATTGCAAAACCTAATTTAAAGACCCTTGGACCAAGACTCAGAGGCGATGCACCAAAAGTAATGAAACATCTTACAGAAGCCGACGGATCAGAGATAAAATCAATTTTAGATGCTGAAGGAAGTTATTCTGTTGAAGTTGATGGTAGAAGCATAGAACTTGGTGTTGACGATATTTTATTTGAAACTGAACTTCCAGAAAATCTTGTAAGTGCAGATTTCGATTCTGGAAATGTATTCATAAACACAGAAGTCACAGAAGAAATATTATCCGAAGCAATGTCCAGAGAACTTATAAGAAGAGTTCAAGACATGCGAAAAGACCTTGACTTAGATGTTGAAGCCAATATCCATGTATTTGTAGAGTGTGATGAAGGTTTCAAAGAATTAATTAAACCATTCTTTG